In Diabrotica undecimpunctata isolate CICGRU chromosome 4, icDiaUnde3, whole genome shotgun sequence, a single genomic region encodes these proteins:
- the LOC140439894 gene encoding muscle LIM protein 1-like isoform X6 — MPFKPADNPKCPKCGKSVYAAEEKVAGGYKYHKSCFKCGMCNKMLDSTNVTEHEAELYCKNCHGRKYGPKGYGFGGGAGCLSMDDGAQFKGQQ; from the exons ATGCCTTTCAAACCAGCAGACAACCCAAAATGCCCAAAATGCGGCAAATCCGTATACGCCGCTGAAGAAAAAGTAGCTGGAGGTTACAAATACCACAAATCCTGCTTCAAATGcg GTATGTGCAATAAAATGCTCGACTCCACCAACGTAACTGAACACGAAGCTGAATTGTACTGCAAAAATTGCCATGGACGTAAATACGGACCCAAAGGCTACGGATTCGGTGGTGGAGCTGGGTGCTTAAGTATGGACGATGGAGCCCAATTTAAGGG